A window of Pungitius pungitius chromosome 19, fPunPun2.1, whole genome shotgun sequence genomic DNA:
agagggagggggggggggcgacacaacaacaacaacaaaaaacgcgTAAACAGTCTTCGTAGAGGCAGCAAAAGGACCGGGCTTGTcacattgtttttgtcttccacGAGGAAGAATCTTCAATACGAATGAAGTCTGAGGAGGGTCTCGCGTCCGAATACTCCAGTTGTCTCCGTCGATTCAAATTCATTCGTTTTCAAATGGCACTTCAAAaacaccaggaaaaaaaaatgtctttttcagGTCTTATACTGCttcaccaacaaacaaaaaaagaagaaaaaactagTGTGGTCAGTCAGTAATGCCAAAACTATAgtggacaaataaataaaacaaagcaaataagGAAAATACAGCAGTAGCCAAATGAGGTATCTATGTATTGCTCTATGCCAAAAAAGAggaattaaaaattaaataaattaaataaaatcagtGGTTTATCAAGAGGGGAGGCATAAGCAACAAAACATAAACAAGGTGTCAGGAGCGGGTGGGGAAGCAGCTGTCCCACCAGCaccaggccccgccccccccccaatgtgtgACAAGGGTCCCAAATCCGGGGTCAGGAGGTCGAGAGGAAAAGGGCACACAAGGAGTGTCAGGAGTCTTTGCTTCCCTGAGGTATTTCTTTGGAGCTGGTGTCTTCGCCGGCGGCGCTGTCTCTCCGAGCGGCGCCTACGGCGGCGGCCCCCCCGGCGggctccgcctccgcctccttGGAGGCCGAGGTCTGTTCCTGCTGAAGGCCGACCCAGCTGGCTTTGTTGAGCCCCATGTGGCCCAGCATGGTCTGGGAAAGGCGCGTGTCGGAGAAGCGGGTCCACTCCGCAAACAGCGGCTCCGCCACGTAGGTCATgaagcctggaggaggaggaggaggaggaggaggaaggtacACGTCAGGGCTccgtatcgggggggggggggggcgcgactaCAGCTAATACACAGATACTCACCTATTTGAATGTTGCCTACTGTGTTGATCGCTCGGTCATAAAGTGGGCTGACTTCAAGTCTGTGCTTCTTCTCAATGTCTCCTAAAAGAGAACACAAAAAGTCAAAAATCAACGTTTTGACTTCTCCATTTCCTATTATTGACACACGCCGTtgcagagaataaaaaaagttccATGTGAATGACAGCAGCTCGTGGCGGAAAAGCAGCTCACCTTGTTGGAAGAACTCCTCGGTCACTTTCTCACTCCACTGTTTGCTCAGCTCCCAGGGTCTGCAGGGGTTACAGATGTCTGCACACTTCAGAGCCATCTGTGGCGGGTGGGAATAGAAACTCATTCAAAAAGCGCACAGTTCAGTCTTGCCCGAGATGAAGAGACGGCTGTTGATGTTCCACAATTCCAGCAACCACGCGACTTATGTCCGACGTAGGGGGACGCAGGGGACGACGGCTGTTTAAGAAGCAATGAAACACGAATGGCAGAACCGGAGTACGAAAGGTGGCCGCTGTGCTGCACAGAGCAGCTTCGTTAACGACATCGACATGATGCGAGTGCTGTTTTATCGACAGCGTGGTCTGAGCGATATCCATTAGCGGAGAAAAGATGACGACGTGCACTCCCAAGCTTCAGTATTGGTGGACAGGCGCATGGAGAACACAGAGGACGAGGGTCAGAACCGCGCTTATCCTCCGTACTGACCTGCAGAATGAAGTGGCGGTGGCTGGCGTTGCTCAGGCACAGGTTCTCTTGGTCCAGGTGCCTGCGAAACCTGCTCAGGTAGTCGTTCTGCCTGCTGATGTCTGTGGCCAGGATTAAGGAGCCCAACTCCCGCTCCATGTTCAGGCTATGGGGTCAAAGAGACGAGACGACCGGATGGTTTCAGCACCGCGTGTGGCCTCTGGTGGCATTAATAAGCTCTACCGACTCGGCAAAAAGGACCTCGGAGACCGAAGTGAGACGAGGAGCCGCTGAATTGGTGCCATCTACTGTGGTGTGGAGCGCACATTAGCACCATTTCAGTGTCAGACTGACCTGTCTTCCGCGGGCAGATGGGAAAACAGCCCGGTCTCTCTGAACAGGCCCACCGCCGACTTCCAGTGGTGGTTTTCCAGAACTGAGGTATTCTGCAcgttggaagaaaaaaaaaaaaaagaagaaaaaaaagcacacgttCATTCGATGAGTCACATGACGTTCTCCGCATCAAATGCATCCACAAGTAAGTAATGTCAGGCTTGTATTGGGCTTTTCACCCTATAGAGTGTAGCCAGATAGTGGTCAGTCTTGATGAGGAAAGGCTGGTTGACCCCAGGATGGTCCAGGTCATGCGTGGCGGCTGCCAGGATTCCAAGCAGGAGGTCACAAGAGGTCAGAGATTTGGCGAGCTGCAATCGACGACAAACACGATGGTACAAAGATTGAGGGCCGgtcattaaaatacaaatactcCCGACgataaccccccctcccccccagctgtGGAAACGCTGCAGCGCCATCGGTGCCACTTTGCATGCCTCACCATGGGTTCCCGCATGTAGCAGTACATGGCCTGTGTGACGTCGGCGGCGTGGACAGCGTTGTGGTAGGGGTTGTCGCTGTGATAGTCCTCCTGCACCATGACCAGGAACCTCCAGAGTTTGACCATGTCCAGCTGGAAGAGCTCCACCAGGCCGTACTGGTTCAGCAGGTGGACGGTCAGGGCGATCAGACTGTTTCCTGAACAAGAGCAATGGCAGAGTGAGCTTCCTGCTCTCTTCTGGTTTGTAAATCGCTTTGAGCATTTTCCCCTCAGCCATTGTTGCAACCGGTGTGGACGACCCCATCTTCACCTCCAATAGTTACTTCTTTTCTCAAAGCACTTATAGCTCTAGCCATCTCAAGTCAAACAATAAAGAGTGAGCACAACCATGCTGTGCCTGGGCGTTTCTGTGCCGAGGC
This region includes:
- the pde7a gene encoding high affinity cAMP-specific 3',5'-cyclic phosphodiesterase 7A isoform X2 — its product is MEVCYQLPVLPLDRPVPKHVLSRRGAISFSSSSSLFGAPDPRQLSQRRGAISYDSSDQTALYIRMLDVRVRSQVGFEPERRISHPYLCIDFRTLHTRPGYGTTSASSAPERRVHRLLSFQRYLHSSRLLRGVPQQIPLHLLDEDYTGQARCMLEKVGNWNFDIFLFDKLTNGNSLIALTVHLLNQYGLVELFQLDMVKLWRFLVMVQEDYHSDNPYHNAVHAADVTQAMYCYMREPMLAKSLTSCDLLLGILAAATHDLDHPGVNQPFLIKTDHYLATLYRNTSVLENHHWKSAVGLFRETGLFSHLPAEDSLNMERELGSLILATDISRQNDYLSRFRRHLDQENLCLSNASHRHFILQMALKCADICNPCRPWELSKQWSEKVTEEFFQQGDIEKKHRLEVSPLYDRAINTVGNIQIGFMTYVAEPLFAEWTRFSDTRLSQTMLGHMGLNKASWVGLQQEQTSASKEAEAEPAGGAAAVGAARRDSAAGEDTSSKEIPQGSKDS
- the pde7a gene encoding high affinity cAMP-specific 3',5'-cyclic phosphodiesterase 7A isoform X1 gives rise to the protein MEVCYQLPVLPLDRPVPKHVLSRRGAISFSSSSSLFGAPDPRQLSQRRGAISYDSSDQTALYIRMLGDVRVRSQVGFEPERRISHPYLCIDFRTLHTRPGYGTTSASSAPERRVHRLLSFQRYLHSSRLLRGVPQQIPLHLLDEDYTGQARCMLEKVGNWNFDIFLFDKLTNGNSLIALTVHLLNQYGLVELFQLDMVKLWRFLVMVQEDYHSDNPYHNAVHAADVTQAMYCYMREPMLAKSLTSCDLLLGILAAATHDLDHPGVNQPFLIKTDHYLATLYRNTSVLENHHWKSAVGLFRETGLFSHLPAEDSLNMERELGSLILATDISRQNDYLSRFRRHLDQENLCLSNASHRHFILQMALKCADICNPCRPWELSKQWSEKVTEEFFQQGDIEKKHRLEVSPLYDRAINTVGNIQIGFMTYVAEPLFAEWTRFSDTRLSQTMLGHMGLNKASWVGLQQEQTSASKEAEAEPAGGAAAVGAARRDSAAGEDTSSKEIPQGSKDS
- the pde7a gene encoding high affinity cAMP-specific 3',5'-cyclic phosphodiesterase 7A isoform X3 — protein: MLGDVRVRSQVGFEPERRISHPYLCIDFRTLHTRPGYGTTSASSAPERRVHRLLSFQRYLHSSRLLRGVPQQIPLHLLDEDYTGQARCMLEKVGNWNFDIFLFDKLTNGNSLIALTVHLLNQYGLVELFQLDMVKLWRFLVMVQEDYHSDNPYHNAVHAADVTQAMYCYMREPMLAKSLTSCDLLLGILAAATHDLDHPGVNQPFLIKTDHYLATLYRNTSVLENHHWKSAVGLFRETGLFSHLPAEDSLNMERELGSLILATDISRQNDYLSRFRRHLDQENLCLSNASHRHFILQMALKCADICNPCRPWELSKQWSEKVTEEFFQQGDIEKKHRLEVSPLYDRAINTVGNIQIGFMTYVAEPLFAEWTRFSDTRLSQTMLGHMGLNKASWVGLQQEQTSASKEAEAEPAGGAAAVGAARRDSAAGEDTSSKEIPQGSKDS